In Rahnella sikkimica, the following are encoded in one genomic region:
- the bcsQ gene encoding cellulose biosynthesis protein BcsQ encodes MPLVCVCSPKGGVGKTTVASNLAYSLARSGSKVLVIDFDVQNALRLHFGVPISDTRGFVAGSGNESDWSQFILKAGSNTFVLPYGEVTEDQRLEFEHQLASDPHFLPRGLNTVLNYPGLIIIADFPPGPSPALKAVQAIADLHVVVMLADTASLSLLPLMEKNKLIGTPLNNKKGEYYVVNQSDTRRTLSRDVTQFFEQRLNERLLGTIHRDECVPEANASQRSIIDFSPVSASAFDIELISKKVAAILGIKVGDGELHAAPKSGSY; translated from the coding sequence ATGCCGTTAGTTTGCGTTTGTTCACCGAAAGGTGGGGTAGGAAAAACCACGGTGGCCTCGAATCTGGCCTATTCGCTTGCCCGCAGTGGCAGCAAAGTACTGGTCATCGATTTTGATGTGCAGAACGCGCTTCGCCTTCATTTTGGTGTGCCTATTTCCGATACGCGCGGCTTTGTCGCCGGTTCAGGCAACGAATCCGACTGGAGTCAGTTTATTCTCAAAGCGGGTTCAAACACGTTCGTATTACCTTACGGCGAAGTGACGGAAGACCAGCGTCTGGAATTCGAACACCAGTTAGCGTCTGATCCGCATTTTTTACCGCGGGGATTAAACACCGTACTCAATTATCCGGGTTTAATTATTATTGCCGATTTCCCTCCAGGCCCAAGCCCGGCATTAAAAGCTGTTCAGGCTATTGCTGATTTACATGTTGTAGTCATGCTGGCCGACACCGCGTCATTGTCGTTACTGCCCTTAATGGAAAAAAATAAATTAATTGGTACGCCTTTGAATAATAAAAAAGGTGAATATTACGTCGTGAACCAAAGTGACACGCGCAGAACATTAAGCCGCGACGTCACACAATTCTTTGAACAACGTCTGAACGAAAGATTATTAGGCACGATCCACAGGGATGAATGCGTGCCAGAGGCTAACGCCTCGCAGCGCTCTATTATTGATTTTAGTCCGGTATCGGCTTCGGCATTTGATATTGAACTGATCAGCAAGAAAGTCGCCGCCATTTTAGGGATTAAAGTCGGTGATGGTGAATTACACGCCGCGCCTAAATCTGGCAGTTATTAA